TATCAGTGCTGAGGCGCGTAATCAATTGCTAGTGTTTGTTCTAATAGTTTAATTAGCAATACTGAAAAATGctatatatgatataatagataaataaaacaattaatcCAGAAACATGAATAAAAGTATgattaaaatcgaaataaataagaaaaataatttagtttttaataattatttttctaagTTGGAGCagaaatctaaataaattcatttaaacatttcatttcttaCCCGAAACGTTGTATTACTAAAATATGTCATTGTGTAATCATCTCTTATATGCAGGACATATGTCGTGCACCGAGTAGTCGCTCCCATTGTGGTAGCTGCTGAGCAGTCGATGAAGTTAACCTCATTCGTCGACGTCAAACTGCGACTCATCGTGGGCATGCAGGTAAAAGTTGGTTAACAGAAGCAGTCGCCGCGCCAAGACGACTAACTTCGGTGATTCTATCGGGGAGTCGAAGGATGAGTTGCCGCTAGGTTGTGCTGATAAGACACATTTCTTACTTCGCCTTACCAGCTTACTTAGCCCGAGAGATTGACAAACTGCAAGGAAAAAGATGCATTTGACAAACTTATCGCCCCACAATCAAGCAGACACGAAGAATCTAGCGACAACAAATGCCCGCCTATATAAGACCACAACACATCTTCGGCAAACTCATACCAACGACAACCATGTCGCTGAACAAGTCTCTGATATTCGCTCTCTTTGGCCTGCTGGCCACGCTTGCTGTTGGCCAGGCGGAACGTGTCCGCTATGACAACTATCGCCTCTACAAGGCCAATGCAGCGAACGAGGCTCAACTTGCTGTGCTGAAGAATCTGGAGGGTTCCACCGACTCCATCCTCTTCCTAGATGGTGTGCACATTGTGGGTAAAGATGTTCAGATGGTTGTCGCTCCCCACAAGGTGCCCGATCTATTGGACCTGATGGGCAAGGCTGAGATTAAATACGAGCTGCAATCGAAGGATTTCCAGAAGTCTATGGATGAGGTCGACGAAAAGGTTGCCATCAAGGGTCGCGCTAGCACCGACTACAACTGGGTGCAGTACTATGAACTGGATGACACCTATAACTGGATGCAATCCCTGGCCAAGAAGTACTCCAATGCTGTAACCCTGATTGAGGGTGGCAAGACCTACCAGGGTCGTTCGATTCTGGGTCTAAAAATCTCCAAGAGCGGGGCCGAGAAGCCCGGCATCTTTCTGGAGGCTGGCATTCATGCTCGCGAATGGATTGGTCCCGCAGCTGCCACCTACATCATCAACCAACTGCTGACCTCTGAGGTGGATTCCGTCAAGAACTTGGCCGAAAACTACAATTGGTATGTCATTCCCCATGCCAATCCCGATGGGTTCGTGTACTCCCACACCTACGATCGCCTGTGGCGCAAGACTCGCACTCCCTATGGCAGATGCTATGGCGCCGATCCTAACCGCAACTGGGGTTTCCATTGGAACGAGGTGGGCGCCAGCAGCTATGCCTGCTCTGACACCTATGCCGGTCCCGAGGCCTTCTCTGAGATCGAGACTTATTCGCTGTCGCAATACATTGCCTCGATAAAGGACAAGATTCAGCTGTACATCTCGCTCCACTCTTACTCGCAGTATCTGCTGTATCCTTATGGCCACACCAAGTCGTTGCCCGACAACGTCAAGGACTTCCAACAAGTGTTCAAAGCCGCTGTGAGCGCAGTGTCTAAGCGCTACAACACCAAGTACACTGGTGGCAGTATCTATGATGTTTTCAACGGCATAGCTGGTGCCAGCGTTGATTGGGTTTATGGCACTCAGGATGTGCGTATGGCTTTCTGCTATGAGCTGCGTCCTTCTTCCACCTCTCATGCAACTGGTTTCAGGTTGCCCGCTGCCCAGATTATTCCTGCCAGCGAGGAGTTGTTGGACTCGATTGTGGCCATGGTTAGTGAGGTCAAGACTCTGGGATACTTCGATTAAAAAGAACTACGAAATAAACGACTTACATTTTGGCAGCATAAGTTTGCATTTGTCGTTTGCTGATCATGTTGGAGCTGCAGATGGCGACGGCAGGAAAGGGACTGTTTGCCACATGCACCTGATTGGGGGACATATGGATTTCAGTGGGTTGCACGATGTACTCGAGTGTCAGGTTGACGATAACGATGTGGGTCGAGACTACAATCACAGCCAGAAACGTTAGCCAGAGAGCTCTGTCAATAGACTTTGTAATGGTCTCACAAATGGGGGAAATCGCAGAGATACTCACTTGGCATAGCGCACTGAGGTGTCCAAGAGAAAGGGCTGCAGTCCGCTGATATAACTATTGCGTAGAAAATCTCTGAAGAGTCGACGGCTCTCGGACTCCCCTTCAACTAATTGAACCATCTTGTTATAAGGAATTCTCGATACAGTCTGAAAGACATTTTTATCTTCTTTGGCATTTAGTATGGCTCATCAATTAGCTGGCATGTCACCGTGGGTCAAAAGCTGTCACGACAAtgaatgattgattgatatgCCTATATTCTCATTGCAGGCTAATTGGAAGTGAAGAAGAATTAATGTTGGAGTATACAtacaattattgaattatgTGTTTTATTAGATTTATTACTTTCTActttcccaaaaaaataacatactattaaaaaacaaataatattcataaattgttTGGGACTCATAGAACCAAATATATGTGCTCCATACAATGcgataaatattgaaatttaatgctCTTAACAAAAACCAATCCAAAAAACATTTCTTGCATACACACTTGCAAATGGCTAATGGTGCGATCAATTAATatcaatcattttattttaaaatttttcattttgtttcacCCCTAGTTAgagaaaatagtaaaatatcgAAATAGGATTGTTGTTGATCGCCTTCTGACGTAGACAATTTGGCAAATATGTTGTCCACGTTGCTATTGGAATATCCGGATTCTTTTGctgcatttataatattagatGCTTTAATCTGGAAAGCCGTATAATATTGAGCGGTGAGTTTACGTAGATCGGATACAATTTTGGAGTAGGCACCATTCGAATATTCATCTAATTTTCTATACTCTTCTGGTCCTGGCTCTGGCATAAGACTGCGTTGGGGCTTAGTATAATCTTTATCGATGGTAACATTCCAAGATTTCAACTGAACAGCATATGCATGCCACTTTGGAAGATCCTCTTCAGGTAAAATTTTATTCACCTCAATtacttcaattaatttaatgagaGATTGTACGTCGGCCTTGTTGATGAGGATTTGAGTCTCGACAGCAGCTTCTCTCAAATCATGTTCGAGACTGGAGGCTAGAGCAGAATTTCCGATGCTCTGTAAATGCTTTCGTTATTTAAAAACGCAAACccaatatttataattattcacCAGAACACACATCAGGAAAGCGAGAATCGCTGTATAAACAATGCGCatcttcaaaaaatatttaaatcgtACTAGCGCttcaaatgaatatttatcagCTTATATAGCAGGCACCGACTGATCACGCGATCGCAATTCGAAAATGTAGAATAGTTG
This DNA window, taken from Drosophila nasuta strain 15112-1781.00 chromosome 2L, ASM2355853v1, whole genome shotgun sequence, encodes the following:
- the LOC132798346 gene encoding zinc carboxypeptidase A 1-like, with protein sequence MPAYIRPQHIFGKLIPTTTMSLNKSLIFALFGLLATLAVGQAERVRYDNYRLYKANAANEAQLAVLKNLEGSTDSILFLDGVHIVGKDVQMVVAPHKVPDLLDLMGKAEIKYELQSKDFQKSMDEVDEKVAIKGRASTDYNWVQYYELDDTYNWMQSLAKKYSNAVTLIEGGKTYQGRSILGLKISKSGAEKPGIFLEAGIHAREWIGPAAATYIINQLLTSEVDSVKNLAENYNWYVIPHANPDGFVYSHTYDRLWRKTRTPYGRCYGADPNRNWGFHWNEVGASSYACSDTYAGPEAFSEIETYSLSQYIASIKDKIQLYISLHSYSQYLLYPYGHTKSLPDNVKDFQQVFKAAVSAVSKRYNTKYTGGSIYDVFNGIAGASVDWVYGTQDVRMAFCYELRPSSTSHATGFRLPAAQIIPASEELLDSIVAMVSEVKTLGYFD
- the LOC132798349 gene encoding uncharacterized protein LOC132798349, encoding MRIVYTAILAFLMCVLSIGNSALASSLEHDLREAAVETQILINKADVQSLIKLIEVIEVNKILPEEDLPKWHAYAVQLKSWNVTIDKDYTKPQRSLMPEPGPEEYRKLDEYSNGAYSKIVSDLRKLTAQYYTAFQIKASNIINAAKESGYSNSNVDNIFAKLSTSEGDQQQSYFDILLFSLTRGETK